One window from the genome of Enterococcus haemoperoxidus ATCC BAA-382 encodes:
- a CDS encoding Bax inhibitor-1/YccA family protein produces the protein MNNGAVANVGLNKFYSKIYAFLAMGIGVSALVSYLILTVYPVVLVTLLNSSALFFGLWILQIGLVLFLGLKAQKNPSLAVSGFLIYSILNGVTISATLLMYAQATVVSAFVSAAATFGAMSLVGMFTKKDLSAMGHAAYSALIGIIIAMVINFFFLRSSAVSFFISILMVLIFAGITAYDNQKIRQVYNETGGQAGTGIAVFFALQLYLDFINLFLAFLRIFGKNN, from the coding sequence ATGAATAATGGAGCAGTAGCCAATGTTGGCTTAAATAAGTTTTATTCAAAAATTTACGCATTTTTAGCAATGGGAATTGGTGTTAGTGCACTAGTATCATACCTGATCTTAACCGTTTACCCAGTTGTTTTAGTTACGTTGTTAAACTCATCAGCCTTGTTTTTTGGATTATGGATTTTACAAATTGGTTTAGTTTTATTCCTAGGACTAAAAGCACAAAAGAATCCTAGTTTAGCAGTTAGCGGATTTTTAATTTATTCCATCTTAAATGGTGTAACAATATCTGCGACATTACTAATGTATGCTCAAGCAACTGTTGTGAGTGCTTTTGTGAGTGCTGCTGCAACGTTTGGTGCAATGTCTTTAGTTGGAATGTTTACGAAGAAAGACTTATCAGCAATGGGACATGCAGCGTATAGCGCATTGATCGGAATTATTATTGCAATGGTCATCAATTTCTTTTTCCTACGCAGTAGCGCAGTTTCATTTTTCATTTCTATTTTGATGGTATTGATCTTTGCTGGAATTACAGCGTATGATAATCAAAAAATTCGTCAAGTTTACAATGAAACAGGCGGACAAGCAGGAACAGGGATTGCGGTATTCTTTGCGTTACAATTATACCTTGATTTCATTAACTTGTTCTTAGCGTTCTTACGCATATTTGGTAAAAATAATTAA
- a CDS encoding asparaginase, giving the protein MKTILVLHTGGTISMSKEADGNVTTNNMNPLLDQEELLAGKVNLIVEPIFNIPSPHMTLERMLELKERIQKAYTEEIDGVVITHGTDTLEETAYFLDITLENKIPVVLTGAMRSSNEIGTDGLYNFISAVWTACSDESFGKGVLVVMNDEIHTARYVTKTHTTNVATFRTPTFGPIGMIAKERTFFASEVRPQEICDIEEVTGEVYVIKAYAGMDGSLFDLVDNDKTDGIVIEALGAGNLPPETLPSLERLLARNIPIVLVSRCSNGIAEDIYDYEGGGVNLKKMGIVFSRGLNGPKARIRLIVGLNSGKDSQSLFDFLSE; this is encoded by the coding sequence ATGAAAACAATCCTAGTGTTACATACAGGCGGCACGATATCGATGTCAAAAGAGGCAGATGGAAATGTCACAACAAACAATATGAATCCACTGCTAGACCAAGAAGAATTATTAGCAGGGAAAGTAAATTTAATCGTAGAGCCGATTTTTAATATCCCTTCTCCTCACATGACTTTAGAACGAATGTTGGAATTAAAGGAGCGTATCCAAAAAGCGTATACTGAAGAGATCGATGGCGTCGTAATCACTCATGGAACAGATACATTAGAAGAAACAGCGTATTTTTTAGATATAACATTAGAAAATAAAATTCCTGTTGTATTGACAGGTGCCATGCGTTCAAGTAACGAAATCGGGACAGATGGGTTATATAATTTTATTAGTGCAGTTTGGACGGCTTGTTCAGATGAATCGTTTGGCAAAGGCGTACTGGTTGTGATGAATGATGAAATTCATACAGCTCGTTATGTGACAAAAACCCATACCACAAACGTTGCAACGTTTCGCACACCGACTTTTGGACCGATTGGTATGATTGCTAAGGAACGAACTTTTTTTGCCAGTGAAGTACGCCCACAAGAAATTTGTGATATTGAAGAAGTCACAGGAGAGGTTTATGTAATCAAAGCCTATGCTGGGATGGATGGTAGTTTATTTGATTTAGTGGATAATGACAAAACAGATGGTATTGTGATAGAAGCTTTGGGTGCAGGGAATCTTCCACCTGAGACATTACCTTCACTAGAGCGGCTCTTAGCTAGAAATATCCCAATCGTTTTAGTTTCTCGCTGTTCGAATGGAATTGCTGAAGATATTTATGACTATGAAGGTGGTGGCGTTAATCTAAAGAAAATGGGCATTGTTTTTTCTAGAGGGTTAAATGGACCAAAAGCTCGTATTCGCTTGATTGTTGGTTTAAATAGTGGAAAAGACTCGCAATCCTTATTTGATTTCTTAAGTGAATAG
- a CDS encoding pyridoxal phosphate-dependent aminotransferase, with translation MEISNRAQKLEPSVTLAASAKANALKAAGKDVLSLTVGEPDFTTPKNIQQAAIQAIESGKASYYTPSAGIKEIREAVVNYIESYYHLSYEAKNVIVTDGAKFALYLLFQAILNPNDEVIIPVPYWVSYGEQVKLAEGVPIFISCAQEKEFKVTVEQLEKARTDKTKLLILNSPSNPTGMIYSETELRKIGEWAVLHDILIVSDDIYGRLVYNGATFTPIATLSKAIQKQTIIINGVSKSYAMTGWRIGYAVGDETIISAMNDIASQSTSNPTAVSQYAAIEALSGEQETVEIMRQAFEARLNEIYPLFAALPGFKLEKPHGAFYLFPNIKETLTMCGYTDVTNWVDDLLAEAQVALVTGAGFGAPEHVRISYATDLDTLKEAVKRIKAFIEKKSIK, from the coding sequence ATGGAGATATCGAATCGAGCACAAAAATTAGAACCTTCTGTTACGTTAGCCGCGTCAGCTAAAGCCAATGCGCTAAAAGCTGCAGGTAAAGATGTTTTAAGTTTAACTGTAGGAGAACCAGATTTTACTACACCTAAAAATATTCAACAAGCTGCAATTCAAGCAATCGAAAGTGGTAAAGCGAGCTATTATACACCTTCTGCTGGCATAAAAGAAATACGTGAGGCTGTTGTAAACTATATCGAATCCTACTATCACCTGAGTTATGAGGCAAAAAATGTGATTGTAACGGATGGCGCTAAATTCGCGTTGTATCTATTGTTTCAAGCGATATTAAATCCAAATGATGAAGTGATCATTCCAGTACCTTACTGGGTAAGTTACGGGGAACAAGTTAAATTAGCCGAGGGCGTGCCCATCTTTATCTCGTGTGCTCAGGAAAAAGAGTTTAAAGTAACTGTGGAGCAATTAGAAAAAGCAAGAACAGATAAAACGAAATTATTGATTTTAAATTCACCTTCTAATCCAACGGGAATGATTTATTCTGAAACAGAATTACGTAAAATCGGTGAGTGGGCTGTGCTTCATGATATCTTAATCGTATCGGATGATATATATGGCAGACTGGTTTATAATGGAGCCACCTTTACACCAATTGCTACTTTGTCTAAAGCTATACAGAAACAAACAATCATTATCAATGGTGTTTCTAAAAGTTATGCGATGACAGGCTGGCGTATTGGGTATGCGGTTGGCGATGAAACAATTATTTCAGCGATGAATGATATTGCATCGCAATCAACAAGTAATCCTACGGCTGTCAGCCAATATGCAGCAATCGAAGCATTGAGTGGTGAACAAGAAACAGTTGAAATCATGAGACAAGCATTTGAAGCGCGTTTAAATGAGATTTATCCGTTATTTGCTGCATTACCTGGATTTAAATTGGAAAAACCGCATGGTGCGTTTTATCTGTTTCCAAATATCAAAGAAACGTTGACGATGTGTGGCTATACAGATGTCACCAACTGGGTAGATGATTTATTAGCGGAAGCGCAAGTAGCACTTGTTACAGGCGCTGGATTTGGAGCGCCGGAACATGTTCGAATCAGCTATGCAACAGATTTAGATACATTAAAAGAAGCTGTAAAACGTATCAAAGCATTTATTGAGAAGAAATCAATTAAATAA
- a CDS encoding DUF5590 domain-containing protein encodes MQEQEDQNEARKTKILVSVIAVLLVIIVMITISYIRSTHPRTQAKKEATAIAKKYAHLETVDNFYWFTRKDTYFSVTGKDDKGENLAVIIPKSGDKVTVLNQKDGVEEGHIRQIMETDYKEKRIQKISLGLYKDKPTWEVVTKNEDGSLNYYLLSFEKAEEIMIIKNV; translated from the coding sequence TTGCAAGAACAAGAAGATCAAAATGAAGCAAGAAAAACCAAGATCCTAGTAAGTGTAATTGCGGTTTTATTAGTGATCATTGTCATGATTACTATTTCCTATATTCGCTCAACTCATCCAAGAACACAAGCGAAAAAAGAAGCTACGGCAATCGCAAAAAAATATGCACACCTAGAAACAGTCGATAACTTTTATTGGTTTACCAGAAAAGATACATACTTTAGTGTGACTGGGAAAGATGATAAAGGCGAAAACTTAGCTGTGATCATTCCGAAATCAGGTGATAAAGTGACTGTTTTAAATCAAAAAGATGGGGTGGAAGAAGGGCACATCCGCCAGATCATGGAAACAGACTATAAAGAAAAACGTATTCAAAAAATCAGCTTAGGATTATACAAGGATAAACCCACTTGGGAAGTTGTTACCAAAAATGAGGATGGATCATTAAATTATTATCTATTGTCATTTGAAAAAGCAGAAGAAATCATGATTATTAAAAATGTCTGA
- a CDS encoding MaoC family dehydratase, producing MNIGKPRKLGKTIEDIEEGDSLSLTESIEDKDLLLYLGLTNDANPLYIQHDYAQKTEYGKPIVPSIMLMGIITSAISKHLPGPGSHVVNFSVNFVEPVFHYETLTFQFEVIKVDKMKDVVTISIEAVNEEEDRVLDAVVMVQPPQVTLADLVEKEGDIDE from the coding sequence TTGAATATCGGAAAACCGAGAAAATTAGGCAAAACCATCGAAGATATTGAGGAAGGCGATTCGCTGTCTTTAACCGAATCAATCGAAGATAAAGATTTACTTCTTTATTTGGGCTTAACAAACGATGCCAATCCCTTATATATCCAACATGATTATGCCCAAAAAACAGAATATGGTAAGCCAATCGTTCCATCGATCATGCTCATGGGAATCATCACGAGTGCAATTTCAAAGCATTTACCAGGACCAGGATCCCATGTTGTCAATTTTTCTGTGAACTTTGTGGAGCCAGTTTTTCATTATGAGACATTGACGTTTCAGTTTGAAGTGATCAAGGTAGATAAGATGAAAGATGTTGTGACGATTTCGATTGAAGCTGTCAATGAAGAAGAAGATCGAGTGCTTGACGCGGTCGTAATGGTACAACCACCCCAAGTAACATTAGCAGATTTAGTGGAGAAAGAAGGAGATATAGATGAATAA
- the asnS gene encoding asparagine--tRNA ligase, which yields MEQIQIIDSKNHVGETVKIGAWIANKRSSGKIAFLQLRDGTAYFQGIVVKSEVPEEVFQLAKSLTQETSVWITGEIREDSRSKFGYEIGVTGIEVIGESHEYPITPKEHGTDFLMDHRHLWLRSSRQHAIMQIRNEIIRATYEFFNNNNFVKIDPPILTASTAEGTTDLFETNYFDQKAYLSQSGQLYMEAAALAFGKVFSFGPTFRAEKSKTRRHLIEFWMIEPEMAFMHQEESLEVQEQYVAFLVQSVLDNCDHALDVLERDREVLKKYTQLPFPRISYDEAVELLKKNGFDDIEWGDDFGSPHETFIANSFDRPVFILNYPKAIKAFYMKPHPTRDDVVICADMIAPEGYGEIIGGSERAIDHDYLLEQIRNHNLDEKEYSWYLDLRRYGSVPHSGFGLGLERTVTWLAGIEHVREASPFPRLLNRIYP from the coding sequence GTGGAACAAATTCAAATTATTGATTCAAAGAATCATGTAGGGGAAACAGTAAAAATAGGGGCTTGGATCGCTAACAAACGTTCAAGTGGAAAAATTGCGTTTCTACAGTTACGTGATGGAACAGCTTATTTTCAAGGAATTGTAGTAAAAAGTGAAGTCCCAGAAGAAGTCTTTCAATTAGCGAAAAGCTTAACTCAAGAAACTTCAGTTTGGATCACTGGTGAAATCAGAGAAGATAGCCGTTCAAAATTTGGTTATGAAATCGGTGTAACAGGAATCGAAGTCATTGGTGAAAGCCATGAGTATCCAATTACACCAAAAGAGCACGGAACAGACTTTTTGATGGATCATCGTCACTTATGGTTACGTTCGTCTCGTCAGCATGCAATCATGCAAATTCGTAACGAAATCATTCGCGCAACATATGAATTTTTCAATAACAACAACTTTGTTAAAATCGACCCACCAATCCTAACTGCAAGTACAGCAGAAGGGACAACTGATTTATTTGAAACAAATTATTTTGATCAAAAAGCTTATTTATCTCAAAGTGGTCAATTATACATGGAAGCTGCGGCTTTAGCATTTGGGAAAGTATTCTCATTTGGCCCAACCTTTAGAGCGGAAAAATCAAAAACACGTCGTCATTTGATTGAATTTTGGATGATCGAACCTGAAATGGCCTTTATGCACCAAGAAGAAAGTTTAGAAGTGCAAGAACAATACGTAGCGTTTCTTGTTCAAAGCGTATTAGACAATTGTGATCATGCGTTAGATGTGTTAGAACGTGATCGAGAAGTCTTGAAAAAATATACGCAATTACCATTCCCACGTATCTCTTATGATGAAGCTGTAGAGTTATTGAAGAAAAATGGCTTTGATGATATTGAATGGGGCGATGATTTTGGTTCACCACATGAAACATTTATTGCCAACTCATTTGACCGTCCAGTCTTTATTTTAAACTATCCAAAAGCAATCAAAGCTTTCTACATGAAACCACATCCTACTCGTGATGATGTTGTAATTTGTGCAGATATGATTGCGCCAGAAGGTTACGGTGAAATTATCGGGGGTTCTGAAAGAGCCATCGATCATGATTACTTATTAGAACAAATTCGTAACCACAATCTAGATGAAAAAGAATATTCTTGGTATTTAGATTTACGTCGTTATGGTTCTGTTCCACATTCAGGCTTTGGGCTAGGTTTAGAGCGTACTGTTACATGGTTAGCTGGAATTGAGCATGTTCGTGAAGCAAGTCCGTTCCCACGTTTATTAAACCGTATTTACCCATAG
- a CDS encoding ATP-dependent DNA helicase, producing MQNTPRIAVRRLVEFILRRGSIDARHSSEHTALEGAKIHRKLQKTAGENYQKEIKLAINIELNKQTYIIEGRADGIFIDEKKRTVIDEIKTSEPAFSELLEEQIDMFWYQVMCYGHIYCQQEELDEITLQLTYYQTTTEEITRQEKEFTKEELKEFFDELTQKYEQWLIFKANWRKIRNQSLQKLPFPYGDYRAGQRELAVAVYKTILSDQKLFVEAPTGTGKTISTLFPTLKAIGEEQAERAFYLTAKTITRQVAEDAVEAMKQKDMQLKSVTLTAKDKICFLTERNCTPEACPFANGYYDRLNEGLWDLLNNENQFTREIIEHYARKHTLCPFELSLDVSLWCDLVICDYNYLFDPVVYLRRFFEEQSEVKENIFLVDEVHNLVNRSREMYSAVLSKSKILALKQVLDKKQTKLIRALNKIEKEFERIKQVCDEEGKEFLHQNAPIDSLVKVAYSLAEKIKEWLPENQDHPELNHVLSVYFEVLNYTKISEGYDDHYCTYVNCQNYDIIVKQFCIDPNYLLQQKLNKGKASVLFSASLTPLDYYQEILGGGEESLRYRIPSPFPKENQLLVIEKYIQTTYKERVNSYEKIIESLTNMIQAKKGNYFVFFPSYSYMDIIYEMFREKNPHVKSKIQASMMNEAEREAFLADFVVEPTETLVGFCVLGGIFSEGIDLKGSRLIGTAIVGVGLPQINHEQELIKGYYDLEKNQGFQFAYQIPGMNKVLQAAGRVIRDTEDKGIVLLLDQRFSTAAVQRFFPPHWNQVQTSYSHEQTKQLIQEFWQLD from the coding sequence ATGCAGAATACGCCAAGAATCGCAGTCCGAAGATTAGTGGAGTTTATTTTACGCAGAGGGAGTATTGACGCTAGACACAGTAGTGAACATACAGCTTTGGAAGGCGCTAAGATCCATCGGAAGCTTCAAAAAACAGCCGGTGAAAATTACCAAAAAGAAATAAAACTTGCTATAAACATAGAATTAAACAAGCAAACTTACATAATTGAAGGTCGTGCAGACGGCATTTTTATTGATGAAAAAAAACGAACTGTAATCGATGAAATTAAAACTTCAGAACCCGCGTTTTCAGAATTATTAGAAGAACAAATAGACATGTTTTGGTATCAAGTGATGTGCTATGGGCATATTTATTGCCAGCAGGAAGAGTTGGATGAAATCACATTACAATTGACCTACTATCAAACAACAACCGAAGAAATCACCCGGCAAGAAAAAGAATTTACTAAAGAAGAGCTAAAAGAATTCTTTGACGAGCTGACACAAAAATATGAACAATGGCTGATTTTTAAAGCTAATTGGCGTAAAATTCGGAATCAATCGTTGCAAAAATTACCTTTTCCATATGGCGATTATCGAGCAGGTCAAAGAGAGTTGGCTGTTGCAGTATATAAAACGATTTTAAGCGATCAAAAACTTTTTGTTGAAGCGCCAACTGGAACGGGAAAAACGATTTCGACTTTATTTCCAACGCTAAAAGCAATTGGGGAAGAACAAGCCGAAAGAGCTTTTTATTTAACGGCTAAAACAATTACGCGACAAGTAGCCGAAGATGCTGTGGAAGCAATGAAACAAAAGGACATGCAGCTAAAGAGTGTCACCTTAACAGCAAAAGATAAAATATGTTTCTTAACAGAACGGAATTGCACACCAGAAGCATGTCCTTTTGCTAATGGCTATTATGATCGGTTGAATGAAGGCTTATGGGATTTGTTAAACAATGAAAATCAATTTACACGTGAGATCATTGAACACTACGCTCGTAAACATACCTTATGTCCGTTTGAACTATCTCTAGATGTTAGTTTATGGTGTGATTTAGTGATTTGCGATTATAACTATTTATTTGACCCTGTTGTTTATTTAAGACGTTTTTTTGAGGAACAATCAGAAGTGAAAGAAAATATTTTTTTAGTAGATGAAGTCCACAATTTAGTGAATCGTTCACGGGAAATGTATTCGGCGGTTTTGTCTAAAAGTAAGATTTTGGCGCTGAAACAAGTACTGGATAAAAAACAAACCAAGCTGATTAGAGCACTTAACAAAATCGAAAAAGAATTTGAAAGAATCAAACAAGTCTGTGATGAAGAAGGAAAAGAATTTTTACATCAAAATGCGCCGATCGACTCTCTTGTGAAAGTAGCTTATTCACTAGCCGAGAAGATCAAAGAATGGCTTCCAGAAAATCAAGATCATCCTGAGTTGAATCATGTCTTGTCTGTGTATTTTGAGGTATTGAATTATACTAAGATCAGTGAAGGGTATGATGATCATTATTGTACATACGTAAATTGTCAAAATTACGACATCATCGTCAAGCAATTTTGTATCGACCCAAACTATCTTTTGCAGCAAAAGTTAAACAAAGGGAAAGCCAGTGTCTTATTTTCAGCAAGTTTAACGCCGTTGGATTATTATCAAGAAATTTTAGGTGGCGGAGAGGAAAGTTTACGTTATCGAATTCCAAGTCCTTTTCCAAAAGAAAACCAATTATTAGTGATTGAAAAGTATATCCAGACGACTTATAAAGAACGTGTGAATAGCTATGAAAAAATCATTGAAAGTCTGACCAACATGATTCAAGCAAAAAAAGGGAATTATTTTGTTTTCTTTCCGTCCTATTCTTACATGGATATAATTTATGAAATGTTCCGAGAAAAAAATCCTCATGTCAAATCCAAGATTCAAGCTAGCATGATGAATGAAGCGGAACGCGAAGCTTTTTTAGCTGATTTTGTGGTAGAACCGACAGAAACATTGGTTGGCTTTTGTGTCTTAGGAGGGATTTTTTCAGAAGGCATCGATTTAAAAGGTAGTCGTTTGATTGGTACGGCAATTGTTGGCGTGGGATTACCGCAAATCAATCATGAGCAAGAGCTGATCAAAGGCTATTATGATCTGGAAAAAAATCAAGGATTTCAATTTGCTTATCAAATTCCTGGCATGAATAAAGTTTTACAGGCGGCTGGTAGAGTGATTAGGGATACAGAGGATAAGGGCATCGTTTTACTTTTGGATCAGCGTTTCTCAACAGCCGCTGTTCAACGTTTTTTTCCACCTCATTGGAATCAGGTTCAAACTTCTTATTCGCATGAACAAACTAAGCAGCTCATACAGGAATTTTGGCAGTTGGATTAA
- the argJ gene encoding bifunctional glutamate N-acetyltransferase/amino-acid acetyltransferase ArgJ: MGKYENVPKGFKFYGTHVGIKKKRKDFGLIVADEVCHAAAVFTKNTFCGECIPIGKDHVKNAELQAVVVTSGIANVATGQTGRENEYKILARLSDKLTISKENILPSSTGVIGPQLPIDIIEEYLEKETIHLKENYEDFAHAILTTDQRIKVRSLKVGDATILGIVKGSGMIEPNMATMLAYILTDAKVEKQEIYSMLKIAVDHSFNTISIDTDTSTSDTVAFLASSHHEVEKTELQKALNEICKELALDVVRDAEGATKTMFVTVKNAESKEQAKNAGKSIINSPLVKTALFGHDPNWGRIAMALGKTEGLIFDQNKVEIYYGQYPIFSNNNEEKQHINKIATYIEQNEDIHLTVDLHQGTENFEVIGCDLSYEYVKINSDYST; this comes from the coding sequence ATGGGAAAGTATGAAAACGTACCGAAGGGATTTAAGTTCTATGGAACACATGTTGGGATAAAGAAAAAAAGAAAAGATTTTGGATTGATTGTAGCGGATGAAGTTTGTCATGCTGCGGCAGTTTTTACAAAAAACACATTTTGTGGTGAATGCATACCTATCGGGAAGGATCATGTAAAAAACGCTGAATTGCAAGCAGTTGTAGTGACAAGTGGTATCGCCAATGTTGCAACTGGACAAACGGGAAGAGAAAATGAATACAAGATTTTAGCGCGATTATCTGACAAATTGACGATTTCAAAGGAAAATATTCTGCCTTCTTCAACAGGCGTGATAGGGCCGCAATTGCCAATCGATATTATTGAAGAATATTTAGAAAAAGAAACAATTCATTTAAAAGAGAATTATGAAGATTTTGCCCATGCAATTTTAACAACCGATCAGCGAATCAAGGTTCGTAGTCTAAAAGTCGGGGATGCAACGATTTTAGGAATCGTCAAAGGTTCAGGGATGATCGAACCGAATATGGCGACGATGTTAGCGTATATTTTGACTGATGCAAAAGTGGAGAAACAAGAAATTTATTCTATGTTGAAAATAGCAGTCGATCACTCTTTCAATACAATTAGTATTGATACGGATACAAGCACTAGTGACACAGTCGCATTTTTAGCCAGTAGTCATCATGAAGTTGAGAAAACCGAATTGCAAAAAGCCTTGAATGAAATTTGTAAAGAATTAGCGTTAGATGTTGTAAGAGATGCAGAAGGTGCTACAAAAACGATGTTTGTTACCGTTAAAAATGCTGAAAGTAAAGAACAAGCTAAAAATGCTGGCAAATCAATCATCAACTCACCTTTAGTAAAAACGGCTTTATTTGGACATGATCCTAATTGGGGACGAATCGCAATGGCTCTTGGGAAAACAGAAGGGTTGATTTTTGACCAGAATAAAGTAGAAATTTATTATGGACAGTATCCGATTTTTTCAAATAATAATGAAGAAAAGCAACACATTAACAAAATTGCAACATACATCGAACAAAATGAAGATATTCATTTAACGGTTGATCTACATCAAGGAACAGAAAATTTTGAAGTGATTGGTTGCGATTTAAGTTATGAGTATGTCAAAATAAATAGTGATTATTCGACTTGA
- a CDS encoding YajQ family cyclic di-GMP-binding protein: MAAKEASFDVTSEINMEEVKNSIQIALKEIKNRFDFKGSIADIKLENNKLVVVAEDDYKIEQVKDVLFSKLVKREVPIKNIHFSTSEKALGGAARQYGDLISGIDRDNAKKINVAIKNSGIKVKSQIQEDQIRVTGKSRDDLQKVITLLRNLDLPVELQFTNFR; this comes from the coding sequence ATGGCAGCAAAAGAAGCTAGTTTTGATGTAACATCTGAGATAAATATGGAAGAAGTCAAAAATTCGATCCAAATCGCACTGAAAGAAATCAAAAATCGTTTTGACTTCAAAGGATCGATCGCAGATATAAAGTTAGAAAATAATAAGTTAGTGGTAGTTGCAGAAGATGACTATAAAATCGAGCAAGTAAAAGATGTCTTGTTCAGTAAGTTAGTGAAACGTGAGGTCCCTATTAAAAATATCCACTTCTCAACAAGCGAAAAAGCACTTGGTGGCGCTGCCCGTCAATATGGTGATTTGATTAGTGGAATAGATCGTGATAATGCTAAAAAAATCAATGTCGCAATCAAAAATTCCGGTATTAAAGTCAAATCACAAATTCAAGAAGACCAAATCAGAGTGACCGGCAAAAGCCGTGATGATTTACAAAAAGTAATTACATTGCTTAGAAATTTAGATTTACCTGTAGAATTACAATTTACGAATTTCCGTTAA
- the murC gene encoding UDP-N-acetylmuramate--L-alanine ligase: MSNLENKLHHFVGIKGSGMSSLALVLFEKGYQVQGSDVEEYFFTQRDLEKSGITILPFNADNITKDMIIIAGNAFPDTHEELVRAKELGAEIIRYHDFISRFIQPYTSIAVTGSHGKTSTTGLLSHILTGIAPTSYLIGDGTGHGDPNAEFFAFEACEYRRHFLAYSPDYAIMTNIDFDHPDYFKSIEDVFSAFQKMAKQVKKGIFAYGDDKYLRMLETDVPIYYYGLAEDDDIQAKNIKRTTQGSSFDVYHHDAFVGHFVLPAFGQHNIMNALGVIAVAYFEKLDMNKVAEEMLTFEGVKRRFTEKKVSDMIIVDDYAHHPTEIIATIDGARQKYPDKEIIAVFQPHTFTRTIALMDEFAEALDLADAVYLCDIFGSAREQQGNVKIEDLGNKIQKGGQVIKEENVSPLLDHENAVMVFMGAGDVQKFEQAYETLLSNTTRSVL; this comes from the coding sequence ATGAGCAATTTAGAGAATAAGTTACATCATTTTGTTGGGATAAAAGGTTCTGGGATGAGTTCATTAGCGTTAGTTTTATTTGAAAAAGGGTATCAGGTGCAAGGTTCAGATGTGGAAGAATACTTCTTTACACAACGTGATTTAGAAAAATCTGGTATTACAATTTTACCTTTCAATGCTGACAATATTACGAAAGATATGATTATTATTGCAGGAAATGCATTTCCAGATACACATGAAGAATTAGTTCGTGCCAAAGAATTGGGTGCGGAAATCATTCGATATCATGATTTCATTAGCCGTTTTATCCAACCGTATACAAGCATCGCAGTAACTGGCTCTCATGGGAAAACAAGTACAACAGGATTACTTTCTCATATCTTAACAGGAATTGCGCCAACCAGTTACCTGATTGGTGATGGTACAGGACATGGCGACCCTAATGCTGAGTTTTTTGCTTTTGAGGCTTGTGAATATCGCCGTCATTTTCTTGCTTATTCTCCAGATTATGCAATCATGACGAATATCGATTTTGATCATCCTGATTACTTTAAGAGTATAGAAGACGTATTCTCTGCGTTCCAGAAAATGGCAAAACAAGTTAAAAAAGGAATTTTTGCATATGGGGATGATAAATATTTGCGTATGCTAGAAACGGATGTACCGATTTACTATTATGGTTTAGCAGAGGATGATGATATTCAGGCTAAGAATATCAAAAGAACAACGCAAGGTTCTTCTTTTGATGTTTACCACCATGATGCATTTGTTGGTCATTTTGTTTTACCTGCATTTGGTCAACATAATATCATGAATGCCTTAGGTGTGATTGCAGTAGCCTATTTTGAAAAATTAGATATGAACAAAGTGGCAGAAGAAATGTTGACGTTTGAAGGTGTGAAACGTCGTTTTACTGAGAAAAAAGTTTCTGATATGATCATTGTTGATGATTATGCTCACCATCCAACAGAAATCATTGCAACAATCGATGGTGCACGTCAAAAATATCCAGACAAAGAGATCATTGCTGTCTTTCAACCACATACATTCACTCGTACAATTGCGTTGATGGATGAGTTTGCAGAGGCATTGGATTTGGCGGATGCTGTTTATCTTTGTGATATCTTTGGTTCGGCAAGGGAACAACAAGGCAATGTTAAAATCGAGGATTTAGGCAATAAAATCCAAAAAGGCGGCCAAGTTATCAAAGAAGAGAATGTTTCACCCCTTTTAGATCATGAAAATGCTGTAATGGTCTTTATGGGTGCTGGTGATGTTCAAAAATTTGAGCAAGCATATGAAACTTTATTAAGTAATACAACAAGAAGTGTTTTATAA